The following coding sequences are from one Gemmatimonadota bacterium window:
- a CDS encoding 2,5-diamino-6-(ribosylamino)-4(3H)-pyrimidinone 5'-phosphate reductase has product MKSDRRPYILLNYALSLDGKLSTEQRDPVRFTSRIDRGLMDEIRADADAVLIGAGTLRAEDPPVRITSARRREERRRKGKSPHPVSVILSRSMRLPREGRFWKDDQVERIIATTQQAKDEQVLPFRDLAEVIRVGRTTVDLQAFCRMLADRGIERLLVEGGGEVNMAFWEAGLVDEVYLTLCPVVIGGSTAPTAADGKGFASDRFRKLRLIESRRVGQELFLRYRAVRSKS; this is encoded by the coding sequence ATGAAGTCCGACAGACGACCGTACATCCTGCTGAATTACGCCTTGAGCCTGGACGGCAAGTTATCCACGGAGCAACGCGATCCGGTTCGTTTCACGAGCAGAATCGACCGCGGGTTGATGGACGAGATCAGGGCGGACGCCGATGCCGTGCTCATCGGCGCCGGCACGCTCCGCGCGGAAGATCCGCCGGTCAGGATCACGTCGGCCCGGCGGCGGGAGGAACGCAGGCGCAAGGGCAAATCGCCCCATCCGGTCTCGGTGATCCTGTCCCGGTCCATGCGGTTGCCACGCGAAGGTAGATTCTGGAAAGACGACCAGGTCGAACGGATCATCGCGACGACGCAGCAGGCGAAAGACGAACAGGTGCTGCCGTTTCGGGATCTGGCCGAAGTGATCCGGGTGGGCCGGACCACCGTCGATCTTCAAGCATTCTGCCGGATGCTGGCCGACCGCGGTATTGAACGGTTGCTCGTCGAAGGCGGAGGCGAGGTCAACATGGCCTTCTGGGAGGCCGGGCTGGTGGACGAGGTGTACCTGACCCTGTGTCCCGTCGTGATCGGCGGCAGCACCGCTCCAACGGCGGCGGACGGCAAGGGCTTTGCCAGCGATCGATTCCGCAAGCTCAGGCTGATAGAGTCCCGGCGGGTCGGCCAGGAGTTGTTCCTGAGATACCGGGCGGTGCGGTCGAAATCATAG